A DNA window from Phycisphaerales bacterium contains the following coding sequences:
- a CDS encoding 16S rRNA (uracil(1498)-N(3))-methyltransferase, with product MSLHRIYLPQPDELSLETGSVLEIAGPEAHHALAVKRIAAGDRVEVFDGRGLIVAGAVVAAGKRRLSLRVESAERSPRPEPEVIIAAPPPKGPRAEMMIEQLSQAGASRWAPLLTERSIVEPRDKRVARWRESTAVESAKQCGRAWLMDIDEPMPLERCLARAGGLLVLVADAAGKPCVEAIDRARSRAAILLLVGPEGGFSSAEREIIARAGAIAVSLGPHILRIETAAVIGAAAVVQCLALSPAPRGPSASVDRSG from the coding sequence GTGTCCCTGCACCGCATCTACCTTCCCCAACCCGATGAACTGAGCCTCGAAACCGGCAGCGTGCTCGAAATCGCCGGCCCCGAGGCCCACCACGCCTTGGCGGTCAAGCGGATCGCCGCGGGCGACCGCGTCGAGGTGTTCGACGGGCGGGGGCTCATCGTCGCCGGGGCTGTCGTTGCGGCGGGCAAGCGGAGACTCTCGCTGCGCGTCGAGTCGGCCGAGCGCTCGCCCCGGCCTGAGCCGGAGGTGATCATCGCCGCCCCGCCGCCCAAGGGGCCGCGCGCGGAGATGATGATCGAGCAACTGAGCCAGGCCGGCGCTTCGCGCTGGGCGCCGCTTCTGACAGAGCGAAGCATCGTCGAGCCGCGCGACAAGCGGGTCGCCCGCTGGCGCGAATCGACGGCGGTGGAATCGGCCAAGCAGTGCGGCCGGGCGTGGCTCATGGATATTGACGAGCCGATGCCGCTGGAGCGATGCCTGGCGCGCGCCGGCGGATTGCTCGTGCTGGTGGCCGATGCGGCGGGCAAGCCGTGCGTTGAGGCGATCGACCGTGCGCGCAGCCGGGCGGCGATCCTGCTGCTCGTCGGACCGGAAGGCGGCTTCAGCAGCGCCGAACGGGAAATCATCGCTCGCGCAGGGGCCATTGCCGTGTCACTGGGGCCGCACATCCTGCGCATTGAGACAGCCGCAGTGATCGGAGCGGCGGCGGTGGTGCAGTGCCTCGCTTTGAGCCCGGCACCCAGGGGCCCCTCCGCATCCGTGGATCGATCCGGTTGA
- a CDS encoding site-specific integrase, with amino-acid sequence MTLTDSRTKKRRDYWLGPFGSPQSRELYHLLIAQWEALDRRLPDQLYAQQRIAMQIRSTRGAHGGESRLEADETISDLIGAYWRWTKTYYSSSERTLIKGALRIVRKLFGSTPASEFGPNRLRLVRDDMVRGDPHGDKPRIAWSRPYVNGQIHRVCAMFKWAASHEKLPASIYQQLKTVPALKRGRSPARETKPVGPVAVETVEATRPFLSRQVNALIDLQLNTGARGGELFMLRPRDLVMEDSKGVWMVYLKQHKTAHHGHARTLYLGPKAQAAIRPFLSGAALDACLFSPAQAEQERLAARAAARKTPLSCGNVPGSNRVQSRRWTPADHYTADSYRRAIERACDQAFPHPDPVYHRQRIIVPGARSDRKPRTRLETLKEVHERLTVEQREELNRWRKAHRWHPHQLRHTAATIIRRECGLEAARIALGHSSALVTDAVYAQRDMDKVVEVMKRIG; translated from the coding sequence GTGACGCTCACCGACTCGCGCACCAAAAAGCGCCGCGATTACTGGCTCGGGCCCTTTGGCAGCCCGCAGAGTCGCGAGCTCTACCACCTGCTCATCGCGCAGTGGGAAGCGCTGGACCGGCGCCTGCCCGACCAGCTCTATGCCCAGCAGCGCATCGCCATGCAGATCAGATCGACCCGCGGCGCGCACGGCGGCGAGAGCAGGCTCGAAGCAGATGAGACGATCAGCGACCTCATCGGCGCCTACTGGCGCTGGACGAAGACGTACTACTCGAGCTCGGAGCGCACGCTCATCAAGGGCGCGCTGCGCATCGTGCGCAAACTTTTCGGCTCCACGCCGGCGAGCGAGTTCGGCCCCAACCGCCTGCGGCTGGTGCGCGATGACATGGTGCGCGGCGACCCCCATGGCGACAAACCTCGCATCGCCTGGTCGCGGCCCTACGTCAACGGCCAGATCCACCGGGTGTGCGCCATGTTCAAGTGGGCGGCTTCGCACGAGAAGCTCCCGGCGTCGATCTACCAGCAGCTCAAGACCGTGCCGGCGCTCAAGCGCGGCCGAAGCCCCGCCCGCGAAACCAAACCCGTCGGCCCCGTCGCGGTCGAGACCGTTGAAGCCACGCGTCCCTTCCTGAGCCGCCAGGTCAACGCCCTCATCGACCTGCAGCTCAACACCGGGGCCCGCGGCGGCGAGCTCTTCATGCTCCGTCCCCGTGACCTGGTGATGGAAGACTCCAAGGGCGTGTGGATGGTCTACCTCAAGCAGCACAAGACCGCTCATCACGGCCACGCCCGAACTCTCTACCTCGGCCCCAAGGCGCAGGCGGCCATCCGGCCCTTCCTCAGCGGCGCCGCCCTGGACGCCTGTCTCTTCAGTCCCGCCCAGGCCGAGCAGGAGCGCCTCGCGGCGCGGGCGGCGGCGCGCAAGACTCCACTCTCGTGTGGCAACGTGCCCGGGTCCAATCGGGTGCAGAGCCGCCGATGGACGCCCGCCGACCACTACACCGCCGACAGTTACCGCCGCGCCATCGAGCGGGCCTGCGATCAGGCCTTTCCTCATCCCGATCCCGTCTATCACCGCCAGCGGATCATCGTCCCGGGCGCACGCAGTGATCGCAAGCCGCGCACTCGCCTGGAGACGCTCAAAGAGGTGCACGAGCGCCTCACCGTAGAGCAGCGCGAGGAGCTCAATCGCTGGCGCAAGGCCCACCGCTGGCATCCGCACCAGCTGCGCCACACCGCCGCGACCATCATCCGCCGCGAGTGCGGACTTGAGGCGGCGCGCATCGCGCTGGGTCACTCCAGCGCCCTGGTGACGGACGCGGTGTACGCCCAGCGCGACATGGACAAGGTGGTCGAGGTAATGAAGCGCATCGGGTGA